Below is a genomic region from Phragmitibacter flavus.
ACTTGTCCTTCTTCCCAAAAGGCCAGAACCTGCGCTTTTTCTCTTCCTTCGGTGCCCCAGGGGCCTGCTGTGTCTGATTCTGAGTCTGGGCCGGAGCCATCTGAGTCTGCTGCATCTGCTGCTGCCGGTAGGCCTCCTCATACGCCTGCTGCTGAGTCGGCTGCACGTATCCTGAACTCGGCGACACACTCATGATCTGCGGTTGTCCCCCCGGCTGAACCACCCCCGTCGGCTGCGGATTCCCTGGATTTAGCGCATTCACCGCATTCCCCGGCGTCACCCTTTCCGGTGCCCGTTTTCTCCCGGTAAAATCCAACGTCGCCACCTTCATGTTCGGTGCGTTCACCTTAAAATCATAAGCCAGCGGTCGCAGCTTTTGCCCCGCCGCATCATATTGGTGAATCACCCGACGAAAAACTTCCCCGCTGGTGTTCACACAACGCTCCTCCTTCAAGCGCCCCAAGTCATCAAAACCAAACAGCACCTTCGCAATCAAATTGCCCGCGCCATCATGAATCACCCCCTGAATGGGGTCGCCATTGCGGTTCACCTGGAAAGTCTTTTTGCTGATCGGTGTGCCGCGCGAATCAAAAGTCGTCTCCGTGATCTCCCCCTTGTTCATGTCCTTCACCGACTCCGTCTGTGTGCCATCATCATGCAACACCTTCTTCCCATGCTGAATCCCGGAATAAAAAATACTCTGCGCCACTGCCACCTCGCCACCCAACAACCCGAGCAACATCAACCCCATGGCAAGCCTGAGCAAAAACGAACAATTAAACTTCATTGATTGAGGCTACCACAAACCCCAAAACCCAGCAAGACCCTCTGTTTTCGCCCTCATCCTTCATCCTTCATCCTTTCAGAAAGCCATATCAGTGCCGATTCACGGTCGTTCAAAACCCCCTCCAGTTGCAAAGTCTGCACCCCCAACAATAGCTCCCCGATCCTCGGACCCGGCACCACCCCCATCGCCAGCAAATCATGACCCGTCACCAGCGGCGGCGGAATCAGCGGTTTCGTCTCCGCTTCATAACCCGCCCGCTTCTCCTTCAACAACTCATAATTGTCCAGCATCCCGTTGCTCGACAGACAATCCACCCGGTGCAGCTCCAGCTCGTCCTCAAAATAGGGACGCGCCATGAACCGCTTCAAGGTCGACTCGCGCATGTGCGGCACATCCTTGAATCCCATGTGATTCGCCACCGCCTCCACCGTCGGATCCACCACCTGATTTGGAAACTTCAAACGCCGCAAAATCTTTCCCGCCTTGATCGCCCCCAAACGATCATGCCCGTTGAAACGAATCCGACCCGTCTCATCCACCGTAAAAGTCTCCGGCTTCGAAATATCATGAAGCAGCACCGACCACACCAGCGGCAACGACACCTCATCCCCCAGCAGCTCCAGCATCTTGCGCGTGTGCACAAACACATCCCCTTCCGGATGAAACTGCGGCGGCTGCTCGCAACCCTGCAACTCCATCACCTCCGGCATCACCGCCTTCATCAATCCGCTTTCCACCAGCAAATCAAATCCTCGCACCCGGTTCCGATCCAAAAAGATCTTGTTCAACTCATCGCGAATCCGCTCCGCGCTCACCGACACCACCTCACCCGCCAGTTCCTTCAAAGCCTCCCAAGTCCCCGTCTCCACCGGAAACCCCAACACCGTCGCAAACCTCACCGCCCGCAACAAACGCAAACGGTCCTCCTGGAACCTCGACCGCGCATCGCCAATCGCCCTCAACACCCGCGCCTCCAGATCCACCCGACCTCCCACAAAATCCAGAACCTCGTCCTTCAGCGGATCATAAAACAACCCGTTCACCGTGAAATCCCGACGCTTCGCATCCTCCTCCGCACTGGTAAACACCACCGAATCCGGCCTCCTGCCATCCGAATAATCGCCATCCTGACGAAACGTCGCCACCTCGAAATTTTCTCCATCGCGATGCACCACGATCACCCCAAAATGTGCCCCCACCGCATGCGACCCGGGAAACAACCCCATCAC
It encodes:
- a CDS encoding CCA tRNA nucleotidyltransferase, coding for MNKKSFLMREIATSLVKQLRAAGHEAVFAGGCVRDMLLDKEPKDFDIATSARPEQVMGLFPGSHAVGAHFGVIVVHRDGENFEVATFRQDGDYSDGRRPDSVVFTSAEEDAKRRDFTVNGLFYDPLKDEVLDFVGGRVDLEARVLRAIGDARSRFQEDRLRLLRAVRFATVLGFPVETGTWEALKELAGEVVSVSAERIRDELNKIFLDRNRVRGFDLLVESGLMKAVMPEVMELQGCEQPPQFHPEGDVFVHTRKMLELLGDEVSLPLVWSVLLHDISKPETFTVDETGRIRFNGHDRLGAIKAGKILRRLKFPNQVVDPTVEAVANHMGFKDVPHMRESTLKRFMARPYFEDELELHRVDCLSSNGMLDNYELLKEKRAGYEAETKPLIPPPLVTGHDLLAMGVVPGPRIGELLLGVQTLQLEGVLNDRESALIWLSERMKDEG